A genomic segment from Rhodospirillum centenum SW encodes:
- the ugpQ gene encoding glycerophosphodiester phosphodiesterase: MLQLPRLIGHRGAARHAPENTLASLRMAAVQGCLMVEFDVKLTADGVPVLMHDERLERTTDGTGRVQDLDFESIRRLDAGRWFSPAHAGERVPTLAEALQLCIALDLLVNIEIKPCPGRGAETAGIACSLARTLWPADRQAPLVSSFDAEALEMVRHVVPDWPLGFLIDRRPPDWREQAERLNAATLNVNARREDAASIAEYRTLGRPILAYTVNSVPAAAEVFSWGVSSVFTDTPQGLAPALRQFARQTAQKG; the protein is encoded by the coding sequence CGCTCGCCTCGCTCAGGATGGCGGCGGTGCAGGGCTGCCTGATGGTCGAGTTCGACGTGAAGCTGACGGCGGACGGCGTGCCGGTCCTGATGCATGACGAGCGGCTAGAGCGCACCACCGACGGCACGGGCCGGGTGCAGGACCTGGACTTCGAGTCGATTCGCCGGCTGGATGCGGGGCGCTGGTTCTCCCCCGCCCATGCCGGCGAGCGGGTGCCGACCCTGGCGGAGGCCCTGCAGCTCTGCATCGCGCTGGACCTGCTGGTGAACATCGAGATCAAGCCCTGTCCCGGCCGTGGTGCGGAGACGGCGGGGATCGCGTGCAGTCTGGCGCGCACCCTCTGGCCGGCCGACCGGCAGGCGCCGCTCGTCTCCAGCTTCGACGCCGAGGCGCTGGAGATGGTGCGGCATGTCGTGCCCGACTGGCCGCTGGGCTTCCTGATCGACCGCCGCCCGCCCGACTGGCGCGAGCAGGCGGAGCGGCTTAATGCCGCGACCCTCAACGTCAACGCCCGGCGGGAGGATGCCGCCAGCATCGCCGAATACCGTACCCTGGGCCGCCCGATCCTGGCGTATACGGTGAACAGTGTTCCGGCAGCGGCCGAAGTCTTCTCGTGGGGCGTGAGTTCGGTGTTCACCGACACGCCCCAGGGTCTGGCCCCGGCGCTGAGACAGTTCGCCCGGCAGACGGCGCAAAAAGGTTAG